From the genome of Rhizobacter sp. AJA081-3:
GATGGCGATGGTGATCAACTTCTTCGCCATCACCTCGTCGAGCGCGGCTTGCGCACGCGCCTCGCCGAAGGTGAGCAGGGAGGCGGCGCCGAGGGCGGCCAGGAGCGTGCGGCGGTACATGGTGGAGTCTCCGTTGTGGTGCGTGTCGATGCGGTCAGGGGCCCGACCTGCAAGCCGCGTGCCCGAGTCAGCCGCTGCCGATAGACTGGCGCCATGAACACCGCCGTCCCCGCCCTGAAGATCGACTTCGTCTCCGACATCGTCTGCCCCTGGTGCGCCATCGGCCTGAGTGCGCTGGAGATCGCGCTGTCGCGGCTGGAGGGTGAGGTCGCCGTGCAGTTGCACGTCCAGCCCTTCGAGTTGCACCCGGACATGGGGCCCGAGGGCGCGGAGGTCGTGCCCTACCTGTCGAAGAAGTACGGCATGAGCGCCGAGCAGGTGGCGCAGAACCAGCAGCACATCGCCGTGCGCGGCGCCGCGGTGGGCTTCGAGTTCCGCATGGATCGGCGCAGCCGCACCTACAACACCTTCGACGCCCACCGGCTGCTGCACTGGGCCGAGTTGGAGGGCGGGGCCTCGCAGCAGCGCGCGCTCAAGCATGCGCTGCTGCGCGCGCACTTCACCGACGGCGAGAACCCGGGCGCGCGCGAGGTGCTGCTGGCCTGCGCCGAACAGGCCGGGCTGGTCGCCGAACGTGCTGCCGAGGTGGTGGATTCCGACGAATACGCCGATGCGGTGCGCGAGCGAGAACGCCTCTACCTCGATGCCGGCATCCACTCGGTGCCGGCGGTGATCATCAACGACCGGCACCTGATCGCCGGCGGGCAACCGCCAGAGGTCTTCGAGCAGGCCCTGCGGCAGATCGCTGCCGAAACCTGATGCGCGTGCTCGTCGTCGAAGACGACCCGCTGCTCGGCGAGGCCCTGGCCGCCGGGCTGCGCCAGCGCCAGCACGTGGTCGACTGGTTCCGCGACGGCACGCGGGCCCACGCGGCGCTCACCGACGTGCCCTACGACGCGGTGGTGCTCGACCTCGGCCTGCCCGGCGGCGACGGCATGCGCTGGCTGCGCCAGTGGCGCGGCGAGGGCCGCACGATGCCGGTGCTGATCCTCACCGCGCGCGACGGCGTGCAGGACCGCATCGCCGGTCTCGATGCCGGCGCCGACGACTACCTGGTCAAGCCGATCACGCTGGACGAACTGGCCGCGCGATTGCGCGCGCTGGCGCGGCGCAGCAGCGGCCGCGCCGAGAGCGTGTGGCGGCACGGCGCGCTGGCCTACGACCCGGCGGGCCGCAGCGTGCAGTGGAACGGCACGCCGGTGGACCTGACCGCGCGCGAGCTGGCGCTGCTCGAGGCGCTGATGGCGCACCCGAACCGCATCCTCTCCAAGGCACAGCTGCAGGAGAAGCTCTACGACTGGGGCGAATCGCTGGAGAGCAACACGCTCGAGGTGCATGTACACCACCTGCGCCGCAAGCTCGCGCGCGACGTCATCCGCACGGTGCGCGGCGTGGGCTACGCGCTCGGGCCGGCCGAGGGCGCGGAGGACACCCAGTGAGCCTTCAACGCAGGCTGCTGGTGTTCTTGCTGATCGCCGCGCCGCTGGTGTGGCTGGTCGCGCTGGTGGTCTCGCTGCGGCTGGCTCGGCACGAGGTCGACGAGCTCTACGACACCGAGCTGATTCGGCTGGCGCGGCAGGCCTCGCTGATCGTCACCCCCACCACGGCCACCGGGCCGGCGGCCACCGAAGGCGACCGCGGCGAAGCCGACATGCGCGAGCTGGCCATCGCCGCCTGGGCTCGCGATGGCCACCTGCTGTGGTCCGACCGCGAAGGCGTGCGCCTGCCCTACCGGCCCGAGTCGAACGGCTTCGTCGACACGCGCGTCGACGGCGCCGCCTGGCGCATCTACTACCTGCACCCGGCGGGGGGCGACTGGCTGGTCGCCGCCGGGCAGAAGGCGCACGAGCGCGACGAGCTCACGCGCAACATCACGCTCGGCCAGGTGCTGCCCTGGGTGCTGATGCTGCCGGTGCTGCTGCTGGCGATGACCTGGGCGGTCAAGCGCGCCGTCGCGCCGCTGCACGCGCTCAGCGGCGAACTGCGCTCTCGCGGC
Proteins encoded in this window:
- a CDS encoding DsbA family oxidoreductase; the encoded protein is MNTAVPALKIDFVSDIVCPWCAIGLSALEIALSRLEGEVAVQLHVQPFELHPDMGPEGAEVVPYLSKKYGMSAEQVAQNQQHIAVRGAAVGFEFRMDRRSRTYNTFDAHRLLHWAELEGGASQQRALKHALLRAHFTDGENPGAREVLLACAEQAGLVAERAAEVVDSDEYADAVRERERLYLDAGIHSVPAVIINDRHLIAGGQPPEVFEQALRQIAAET
- a CDS encoding response regulator, translated to MRVLVVEDDPLLGEALAAGLRQRQHVVDWFRDGTRAHAALTDVPYDAVVLDLGLPGGDGMRWLRQWRGEGRTMPVLILTARDGVQDRIAGLDAGADDYLVKPITLDELAARLRALARRSSGRAESVWRHGALAYDPAGRSVQWNGTPVDLTARELALLEALMAHPNRILSKAQLQEKLYDWGESLESNTLEVHVHHLRRKLARDVIRTVRGVGYALGPAEGAEDTQ